CTTTGCTCTTCGTTTCTATAATTTCTGTACATTTGTACTATATACATATGGGAAATCTGCCTCAAGATCAGCTCATCCTCAAAAAGGCGGATGCCAATCGCAGGGAGTAGAGTGATGTGGAGTATCTATGAGCTAAGAATATTTAAAAGAGAAACTCTGTTCTGGACTAATTTCCTGAACAGAGTTCCTGCTCCATTCTGAAGATCTCCGAGGGTACACTTTAACTCCAGCAATTGCTCTTCCTCGCAGACAAGTGCCTTCTTCATGTAAAATGCCTTGTAGACAAGAGACTGCTTTGGCATTTCAATTTGCTTCGACAAGAGATGGAGTGTGGACTCCAACAGAGAGCTGCAGATCTCTCTTGCCTTGGTCAATAGCATCGCCATCTTGTCGGATGCAGGCTTCTTGGCAATCTTCTTGAAATgtttcctggccttcttggccaaGCGAGTAAAGGACTGGATCTTGGCTTGAACAGCTGTATCATCTCCTTTCCTTAGAGCCACCTGCAGCTCTTGGATGATGGCCATCATCTCGGCGAAGGTCTCTTGCATGTAGTTGCAGAGATCTAACAGCTCAATGGAGCACTCCATCTCTCCATCCAACATCTTCCTCTGTTGGGAGGAGCAAACTTGGTGGCTTGGTAGGCGAATGATCTCGTCAAGACCATCATAGATGTTTGCAAGAGTCCTTAGACCATCGCACATCATGCTGATGGAGTTGGAGGAAGAGATGCTTGCTTCTAGGCTGTGGAGCTCTTGCTCAACTTCGGTCTCACTGACGTGAGGCCTAGATGGCAAACTTATCGATCTTTGGTGGAAAGCCATATCTGAGCTTGAAGCTTTTCTCCGTATATATTGTGGTTGATGATAGCTGAAGAATAGAACACTTCTTGGTTTGATGTGTCTACTGCTCTGCTAAGGCCTATTTATACAGAAAACTTAAGTAGTTGCATTTGATTGGTAGACATGAAGAATCATGCCATCACATCTCTCAGATGCTGTCTACTTACTATGCCTTGAGCTCTGGCGGAAGCATAGAGATCACAACCCTAAAGTCGTCTCATGTTCAGTATATAATTTTGTCTGTCTGCTGTCCTTGAGATGAGCCATCACATTATCATGTTCCAACAATTGGCAGCAAGAACCAGCATTAGCATAATTGCGCGCTCAACCCATTATTTAATGGGTTGCTAACCTGGCATTTGGCTGTGACATATCTGTATATAATAAGGTGTTTTCCTTGGTGGGCACTCTTGCAAATCACAGGTTAATGATGGATAAGTCTGTGTACTAGGGTCCTCGTGGGGCTGCAGCACATGGTCCTTTGTGGCAGTTAGGATAGAGTTCCTGACCATCAAGACTGGCATCTTAGACTAGCATCTTGGACTGGCATCTTAGCAGCATCTCAGCATATGCTTGGCTGGCTAGCAGCCTATAAGTATGTAACCCCAACCCCTCAGGTTGGCATGGCATTGTGTGAGAAATAAACCAACGAAAATTGTCCCAACTCTCCTAGTGTCATCCACAACTATCAATGCTCAGGTTCAAAGGTCTAACAAGTTGTATCAGAGCCTCGTTATCTTGTACCCTGAGCATTTCCTGTGAGCAGCCTAAGTCGGTAGCAGCAGCTGCTCCGTCTGCCTCTGGTCACCTTCCTCCCTCTGGACTGTCGAGCAGCAGTTCGTCTTCAACAGCCTCCTCTTCACGCAACAGCCCCCCTGCAGTGAGCCATGTCTGCAGGTCGCTCTCAGCACACGGCTACCTCGAGCATACAGCGTCGGCAGGAGGCCGAGCGCGCCGTGGCAGAGGAGCGTGAGCGAGCAGCTGTAGCAGCAGCAGCTGCGGCAGCAAGGGTGTCGAGGCTGCCTGCAGCGGAGCTGGCAGCAGCCAGAGCGGAGGTAGAAGCAGCCAGGGCGGAGgtagaagcagcagcagcagcagacgCAGCACGTGAGGCTACGGCGGATGCCAAGGTACTCCGCGGCGGCTCCGGCAGCTCCAACAGCTCCGCGCCTGCGGACGACGGCGCTGACGCAGACCGCACCAAAGTGGCGCAAGAGCGGACGACGCAGTGGGCAGCCGAGCACGCCCGCACTCCAGGTGGAGGTGCGCACCGCGAGGGCGGCTGCATCGACCAGGACCGCGGCCTCTACGAGGTCCGGACTGTGGTCAGGGATGTTGGTCCCAGTGCTGGGTGGCCTACCCTCACTAAAACCAACTACATCGAGTGGGCCAGGATCATGAAGGTCAGGCTCCAGGTGCGGCGCATGTGGGAGGCAATCCAGGACAGCAACGTCGACCACCAAGAGGACCGACGGGCGCTGGACGCCCTCATCGCTGCAGTCCCGCCCGAGATGCAGTTCTTGCTTTCCAGCAAGCGGACTGCCAAGGAAGCTTGGGACGCCATAGCCGCGGCACGCATCGGCAGCGACCGTGCTCGCAAGTCCACTCTGCAGGCACTTCGTAAGGAGTGGGAGAGCCTGGCTTTCAAGCCAGGTGAGGACGTTGATGACTTTGCTCTCCGTCTCAACACTCTGCTGCAGAAGTTGGTGAAGTTTGGTGATGCCACCTACACCGAGGAAAGAGCTGTCGAGAAGCTTTTTCGGTGCATCCCCGAGAAGTACAAGCAGATGGCTCGATCGATCGAGTCTTTGTTGGACCTCTCCACGATGACAATCGAGGAGGCGATAGGTCGCCTCAAGGTCGTGGACACCGACGAGCCACAGCCTTCCTCAGGGCCCATCACCACCGGCGGGATGCTGCTCCTAACTCGGGAGCCGTGGGATGCCAGCCTTGGCGACAGGAAGAAGGGGGAGCCTTCTTCCACGACGGGCGGCCGCAAGCGTGGCAAGCAGCGTAAGGCGCGAAGAGGCCCCCCGGGCAGGGCACAAGGACGTGCCGAAGGTGACGCCCGCGGAGGCGCCAAGGACGGCGCCGCTGGCAAGCCCAAGCCGGCACAAGACAACAGTTGCCACAACTGTGGCCGGTTTGGCCATTGGGCCAATGAGTGTCGGCAACCACGACAAGGCCAGGCTCACGTCGCATAGGCGAAGGAGGAAGAGACGGCTTTGTTCATGGCGCATGCAAGCATTGAGCTATCCTCAGCGACACCAGTCGCAAAAGCTCTCATCCACCTCGACGAGCCAAAAGCGCACGCTCTTCTCGGCGATGGCTCTGGGAAGTACAAGACTACGGGGTGGTGCCTCGACACCGGCGCCACCCACCACATAACCGGTCGAAGGGAATTCTTCGCCGAGCTCGACTCCGATGCGCGAGGCTCCGTCAAGTTTGGGGATGCCTCCGCTGTGGAAATTAAGGGCGTCggctccgtcatcttcaccacaAGACGGGAGAGCACCGGCTGCTCACCGGTGTCTACTACATCCCCGCGCTAAGGAACTCCATCATCAGCTTGGGACAACTGGATGAGAACGGCTCACGCGTGCTGATTGAGCATGGGGTCCTACGCATCTGGGATCGCCAGGGTCGCCTTCTCGCCAAGGTACCCAGAGGTGGAAATCGACTTTACGTCCTTGATGTGCAGGTGGCACAGCCGGTCTGTCTCGCTGTCCGTCGGGACGACGAGGCATGGCAATGGCATGAGCGCTTTGGGCACCTTCATTTTGAGGCCCTGAAGCGTCTAAGTGCCAAGGAGATGGTACGAGGACTGCCATGCCTCGACCATGTGGAGCAATTCCGCGACATCTGCGTACTGACGAAGCAGAGACGACTCCCCTTTCCTCAACAGGCGAGTTTTCGGGCCAAGGAGAAGCTGGAGCTCGTGCATGGAGACTTGTGCGGCCCGGTGACGCCAGCCACACCAGGAGGTCGACGCTACCTCCTGCTGCTCGTCGACGATCTCTCTCGCTACATGTGGGCGATGATTCTCGGCAGCAAGGGAGAAGCGGCGGACGCCATCAGGCGCGCGCAGGTTGGTGTGGAGGCGGAGAGCGGCCGCAAACTGCGCGCGTTGCGCACTGACAACGGCGGCGAATTCACGGCGGCTGAATTCGCGTCGTACCGCGCCGATGTGGGCATCCAGCGCCACTACTCCGCGCCGTACAGCCCGCAGCAAAATGGAGTCGTCGAGCGGCGCAAGCAGACGGTTGTGGGGATGGCTCGGGCTCTCCTCAAGCAGAGAGGGATGCCGGCTGTTTTCTGGGGAGAGGCGGTGCTGACGGCCGTCTACATCCTCAGCCGATCGCC
The Aegilops tauschii subsp. strangulata cultivar AL8/78 chromosome 3, Aet v6.0, whole genome shotgun sequence genome window above contains:
- the LOC109746997 gene encoding uncharacterized protein; this encodes MAFHQRSISLPSRPHVSETEVEQELHSLEASISSSNSISMMCDGLRTLANIYDGLDEIIRLPSHQVCSSQQRKMLDGEMECSIELLDLCNYMQETFAEMMAIIQELQVALRKGDDTAVQAKIQSFTRLAKKARKHFKKIAKKPASDKMAMLLTKAREICSSLLESTLHLLSKQIEMPKQSLVYKAFYMKKALVCEEEQLLELKCTLGDLQNGAGTLFRKLVQNRVSLLNILSS